In Campylobacter concisus, a single window of DNA contains:
- a CDS encoding N-acetylmuramoyl-L-alanine amidase family protein: MKRAIILFFIVCNFLFAATNSEIFAKFDKNFASLSRSAKIKFHNDIKDIYVDAIIKNDKNIKKQALTRLITSSKSLGFDSSAYVKDLNTLNGVKSASAPATAALTLLSATKVNETLVLKFNTKIDTAKLKTSFLKQQNTYKNIMDIDGRLNGNPLTYKNFISDYIHISQYDKNTVRVIFSDKVQKTIKANATGDLLVISAQNFISNENVKAPLHKTKNKNEEVPHKEPEPNLKPQPAQSEPVAAPLPSVAASKFSRNKTIVIDPGHGGTDPGAVNGKLQEKTAVLGVAKKLGDILKARGYKVFFTRSTDVFINLRTRTKFANDKMADLFVSIHANAAPNATKAKSMHGIETFFLSPARSERSKNAAALENKSDIEEMNYFSQQTFLNVLNREKIIASNKLGIDIQKEILASARKVYAASDGSVREAPFWVLVGALMPAVLVEIGYITHPVEGEKLFNDAYQNALANGIANGIDGYFAKNR; encoded by the coding sequence ATGAAACGAGCGATAATCCTCTTTTTTATTGTTTGTAATTTTCTTTTTGCTGCGACAAATTCGGAGATATTTGCAAAATTTGATAAAAATTTTGCCAGCTTAAGCAGAAGCGCAAAGATTAAATTTCACAACGATATAAAAGACATCTATGTCGACGCGATCATCAAAAATGACAAAAATATAAAAAAACAAGCACTCACAAGACTCATAACCAGCTCAAAATCGCTTGGTTTTGACTCAAGCGCTTATGTAAAAGATCTAAACACGCTAAACGGCGTAAAAAGTGCCAGTGCCCCAGCTACTGCGGCTCTAACGCTACTAAGTGCGACAAAGGTAAATGAGACTTTGGTGCTTAAGTTTAATACAAAAATCGATACTGCAAAACTAAAAACATCCTTTTTAAAGCAACAAAATACATATAAAAACATTATGGACATTGATGGTAGATTAAATGGCAATCCGCTAACTTATAAAAATTTCATATCTGATTACATTCATATCTCGCAGTATGATAAAAACACTGTTAGAGTTATTTTTTCTGATAAGGTCCAAAAGACTATAAAAGCAAATGCAACAGGCGATCTGCTTGTAATCAGTGCTCAAAATTTTATCTCAAACGAAAATGTAAAAGCACCACTTCATAAAACTAAAAACAAAAATGAAGAAGTGCCACACAAAGAGCCTGAGCCAAATTTAAAGCCGCAGCCTGCACAAAGTGAGCCAGTGGCAGCACCTTTGCCATCAGTTGCGGCTAGTAAATTTTCACGCAACAAAACGATCGTCATCGATCCGGGTCATGGTGGCACTGATCCAGGTGCAGTAAATGGCAAACTTCAAGAAAAAACCGCGGTTCTAGGCGTAGCCAAAAAACTTGGCGACATATTAAAAGCGCGTGGTTACAAGGTCTTTTTTACCAGGTCAACCGATGTCTTTATAAATTTAAGAACAAGAACAAAATTTGCAAATGATAAGATGGCTGATCTTTTTGTTTCCATTCACGCAAATGCCGCTCCAAATGCCACAAAGGCAAAGAGTATGCACGGCATTGAGACATTTTTCTTATCGCCTGCAAGAAGCGAACGTAGCAAAAACGCGGCTGCACTTGAGAACAAATCAGATATCGAAGAGATGAACTACTTTTCGCAGCAGACATTTCTAAATGTGCTAAATCGCGAGAAGATCATCGCCTCAAACAAGCTTGGTATCGATATCCAAAAAGAAATTTTAGCAAGTGCTAGAAAGGTCTATGCTGCAAGTGACGGTAGTGTAAGGGAAGCGCCGTTTTGGGTACTCGTAGGCGCTCTTATGCCAGCAGTTCTTGTTGAGATCGGCTATATCACGCATCCAGTCGAGGGCGAAAAGCTCTTTAATGATGCCTACCAAAACGCTCTTGCAAATGGCATAGCAAATGGCATAGATGGATATTTTGCAAAAAATAGATGA
- a CDS encoding FtsX-like permease family protein, whose protein sequence is MRSLKNHLGFILPLIALLFSVQFSLTADKVVRDYERLMGNDYNIVIVSNKELSEPVLKPIVSNLASLEPLSPQKIIDRLSNDISAKNLSILQNALPKFYSLKLSEFPTPQYMDELKQKLLKFDGITKVETFSKTHDKVFKILNLAKSISYAFMAILCVIGLMLMLKQAKIWLFEHRERIEIMTLFGAPFWLKSAMLYKSAMVDSLVATVAVGAFFFFLPGIEIFRENAASIDVVLPSLDPSRDIFILFGVAMFLSIFAVSLVMSKARKSTI, encoded by the coding sequence ATGAGATCGCTTAAAAACCATCTTGGATTCATCTTGCCGCTGATCGCACTTTTGTTTTCCGTTCAGTTTAGCCTAACTGCTGATAAGGTTGTAAGGGATTATGAAAGACTCATGGGAAATGACTACAATATCGTCATAGTTTCAAACAAAGAGCTAAGCGAGCCTGTGCTAAAGCCGATTGTGAGTAATCTAGCTAGCCTCGAGCCACTAAGTCCACAAAAGATCATCGATCGCCTCTCAAATGACATCTCTGCTAAAAATTTATCCATACTGCAAAATGCGCTACCTAAATTTTACTCACTAAAACTTAGCGAATTTCCGACACCGCAGTACATGGATGAGCTAAAGCAAAAGCTTTTAAAATTTGATGGGATTACAAAGGTTGAGACATTTTCAAAGACTCATGATAAGGTCTTTAAAATACTAAATTTAGCCAAAAGTATATCGTATGCTTTTATGGCGATACTTTGTGTAATAGGGCTTATGCTTATGCTAAAGCAGGCTAAAATTTGGCTATTTGAGCATAGAGAGCGCATAGAGATTATGACGCTTTTTGGAGCACCATTTTGGCTAAAATCAGCCATGCTTTACAAATCAGCTATGGTTGATAGCCTAGTTGCTACCGTTGCAGTTGGTGCATTTTTCTTTTTCTTACCTGGTATTGAAATTTTTAGAGAAAATGCCGCAAGTATTGATGTGGTATTGCCTAGTCTTGATCCTTCAAGGGATATTTTTATTTTATTTGGCGTGGCTATGTTTTTAAGTATTTTTGCTGTTAGTTTGGTGATGAGTAAAGCTAGAAAAAGCACGATATGA
- a CDS encoding cell division ATP-binding protein FtsE: MQEIISARNLSLAYERDEIVINSVNLDIYANDFVFITGKSGSGKSTLLKSFYGEISPLAGELNVCMTQMDDIDDKRLCELRQRVGIIFQNYRLINEWNVERNVMLPLIIKGINQNVSKKQVAKLLKHVNMLHKADKYPMELSGGEQQRVAMARALAHNPNLLLCDEPTGNLDEYSSDVIWSLLKSAREFLGTSVVVVTHHIPSTLRIPYRHFVIENGGVHEIA, encoded by the coding sequence ATGCAAGAGATAATTAGTGCAAGGAATTTGAGCCTAGCTTATGAACGCGATGAAATCGTAATTAATAGCGTCAATTTAGATATTTATGCAAATGATTTTGTCTTTATCACAGGCAAGAGCGGAAGTGGAAAAAGCACGCTTTTAAAATCATTTTATGGAGAAATTTCACCTCTTGCTGGAGAGCTAAATGTCTGCATGACACAAATGGATGACATCGACGATAAAAGGCTTTGTGAACTTAGACAGCGAGTTGGCATTATATTTCAAAATTATCGTTTGATAAATGAATGGAATGTGGAAAGAAACGTTATGTTGCCCCTCATCATCAAAGGCATCAATCAAAATGTGAGTAAAAAGCAAGTAGCAAAGCTTTTAAAGCATGTAAATATGCTTCATAAAGCTGACAAATATCCAATGGAGCTAAGCGGTGGTGAGCAGCAAAGAGTAGCGATGGCAAGAGCTCTAGCACACAATCCAAATTTGCTCTTATGCGACGAGCCAACTGGAAATTTAGACGAATACTCAAGCGATGTCATCTGGTCACTTTTAAAATCAGCTAGGGAATTTTTAGGCACGAGCGTGGTAGTTGTAACGCACCATATCCCATCTACACTTCGCATCCCATACCGTCACTTCGTCATAGAAAATGGAGGCGTGCATGAGATCGCTTAA
- a CDS encoding murein hydrolase activator EnvC family protein has product MRKGIFIFLLAFSLAFASNTKEKIKDSKNSLRSSQAMSEQLSKKLDDLAGDIVNGEKKLRGISGDITNLKGQISVLETNASKALIELDDLTKQNKELERTQKELEQNMIRIIAEDLSFDLLMSATEGKQSEESIISSQILTKLNAITKEDFKRLSQNYEDTIEKIKNKSNKISEINSSIKNYRRKQSDLQNLESTQKNTINGLKRDKEIYSKKLAKLQAQQDELRKTLEQLAIMQKQEDEAARAAREKQEKAATSKGGKKGEKSQPMGGGYQTSSVKKYSGAKTIAPLDSYTVKQKFGNYVDPIYNIKIFNESVTLRSTTSDAKVKSVLNGKVVFAKATPILENVVIIENENGIHTIYAHLSQIAPTVKVGSVVQKGYVIGRVRNDLTFEVTQRNYHIDPLEMISK; this is encoded by the coding sequence ATGAGAAAAGGAATTTTTATATTTTTGCTAGCTTTTAGTCTAGCTTTTGCGTCAAATACCAAAGAGAAGATCAAGGACTCCAAAAACTCGCTAAGATCGAGTCAAGCGATGAGCGAGCAGCTTAGTAAAAAGCTAGACGATTTGGCTGGCGATATCGTAAATGGCGAGAAAAAACTTCGCGGTATAAGTGGCGATATCACAAATTTAAAGGGTCAAATTTCAGTCCTTGAGACAAATGCTTCCAAGGCGCTTATTGAACTTGATGATCTAACGAAACAAAACAAAGAGCTAGAACGCACACAAAAAGAGCTAGAGCAAAATATGATAAGGATCATCGCAGAAGATTTGTCGTTTGATCTTTTGATGTCTGCAACTGAGGGCAAGCAAAGCGAGGAGAGCATCATCTCGTCTCAAATTTTAACCAAGCTAAATGCCATCACAAAAGAGGATTTTAAAAGACTTAGCCAAAACTATGAAGATACGATCGAGAAGATAAAAAATAAATCAAACAAAATAAGCGAGATAAACTCAAGCATCAAAAACTATAGACGCAAGCAAAGTGACTTGCAAAATTTAGAGAGTACGCAGAAAAATACTATAAACGGACTAAAACGTGATAAGGAAATTTACAGCAAAAAGCTAGCCAAACTTCAAGCCCAACAAGATGAGCTAAGAAAGACGCTAGAGCAGCTTGCTATCATGCAAAAACAAGAGGATGAAGCCGCACGTGCTGCTAGAGAAAAACAAGAAAAAGCAGCCACAAGCAAAGGTGGTAAAAAAGGCGAAAAAAGCCAGCCAATGGGTGGAGGCTATCAAACAAGCTCAGTTAAAAAATATTCAGGTGCAAAGACAATCGCTCCTCTTGATAGCTACACTGTAAAGCAAAAATTTGGAAATTACGTAGATCCGATATATAACATCAAAATTTTTAATGAGTCAGTCACGCTTCGCTCAACCACGTCAGATGCCAAGGTCAAAAGCGTGCTAAATGGTAAAGTGGTCTTTGCAAAAGCAACTCCGATTCTTGAAAATGTAGTCATCATTGAAAACGAAAATGGCATCCACACGATCTATGCTCACCTAAGTCAGATCGCACCGACGGTTAAGGTAGGCTCAGTTGTGCAAAAAGGCTACGTTATAGGTCGAGTTAGAAACGATCTAACCTTTGAAGTGACGCAAAGAAACTACCACATCGATCCACTTGAGATGATCTCAAAATAG
- the tyrS gene encoding tyrosine--tRNA ligase — protein sequence MQDIAEILQEIKRGVAEIIDFERVENLIKNYYEKGENFYVKAGFDPTAPDLHLGHTVVLNKMALLQKHGAIVQFLIGDFTAQIGDPTGKSATRKKLDQETVLKNAKTYEEQVFKILDPKKTVIMFNSKWSNELGAAGMIELTSTFSVARMLERDDFEKRIKAGSPISICEFMYPLLQGYDSVAMKCDIEMGGTDQKFNLLMGRTLQRTYNVGKEQAVIMMPLLEGLDGVNKMSKSLGNYIGVTENANDMFAKTLSISDELMWRWYELLSTKSLGEIENLMNDVKNGKYHPKKAKEDLAYEITARYHGEEAAKAAMAEFNSVHSQNQLPTDIKEFSLKAPAWIVEALSQCELSESNSQARRDIKANAVSINQEKISDEQLKLEAGEYILQVGKRKFAKVKVE from the coding sequence ATGCAAGATATAGCTGAAATTTTACAAGAGATAAAGCGCGGTGTTGCCGAAATTATTGACTTTGAAAGAGTTGAGAATTTAATAAAAAACTATTATGAAAAAGGTGAAAATTTCTATGTAAAGGCTGGCTTTGATCCAACTGCTCCAGACCTTCACTTGGGACACACAGTTGTTTTAAACAAGATGGCACTTCTTCAAAAACATGGCGCGATCGTGCAGTTTTTAATAGGCGATTTTACCGCTCAAATAGGCGATCCAACCGGCAAATCAGCCACCAGAAAGAAGCTAGATCAAGAGACGGTTTTAAAAAACGCTAAAACCTACGAAGAGCAAGTTTTTAAAATTTTAGACCCAAAAAAGACTGTGATCATGTTTAACTCAAAATGGTCAAATGAGCTTGGAGCTGCTGGAATGATAGAGCTAACTAGTACATTTTCAGTCGCTAGAATGCTAGAGCGCGATGATTTTGAAAAAAGGATAAAAGCTGGTAGCCCAATTTCAATTTGTGAATTTATGTATCCGCTTCTTCAGGGTTATGATAGCGTTGCGATGAAGTGCGATATCGAGATGGGCGGTACGGATCAAAAATTTAACCTTCTAATGGGTAGAACTTTGCAGAGGACTTATAATGTCGGCAAAGAGCAAGCTGTCATCATGATGCCACTTCTTGAGGGGCTTGATGGTGTAAATAAGATGAGCAAAAGTCTTGGAAACTACATCGGCGTAACCGAAAATGCAAATGATATGTTTGCAAAAACACTTAGTATAAGCGATGAGCTAATGTGGCGTTGGTACGAGCTTTTAAGTACAAAAAGCCTTGGCGAGATAGAAAATTTAATGAACGATGTTAAAAACGGTAAGTATCATCCAAAAAAAGCAAAAGAGGACCTTGCTTACGAGATAACAGCAAGGTATCACGGTGAGGAGGCTGCAAAGGCTGCGATGGCTGAGTTTAACAGCGTGCACTCTCAAAATCAGCTCCCAACTGATATAAAAGAATTTAGCCTAAAAGCACCAGCGTGGATAGTGGAAGCTTTATCACAGTGTGAGTTAAGTGAGTCAAATTCTCAAGCAAGGCGTGATATAAAAGCAAATGCGGTTAGCATTAATCAAGAAAAGATTAGTGATGAGCAGTTAAAATTAGAGGCAGGTGAATATATCTTGCAAGTCGGAAAGCGTAAATTTGCAAAAGTAAAGGTTGAATAG
- a CDS encoding nitronate monooxygenase: protein MELKPLKIGKYEIKYPIFQGGMGLGISWDKLAGNVSLEGGLGIISSVGTGYYENRKFINKELNAKPFGSENFYSTRGLRAIIENARKICGDLPLGVNIMYAANDYARVVKDACEAGINIIVSGAGLPTNLPEFTQNFKEVALVPIISSAKALKIICKRWLQRYDRLPDAVVLEGPLSGGHQGFTYEQCLDPEFSLFNLIPQVKAEIKEWGDFPLIAAGGIWDKNDIEKAISLGADGVQMGTRFIGTHECDADIGFKEVILAAEEKDIELIKSPVGYPARGIRTNLINLVEKRMGPKIQCISNCVSPCQRGKGAKEVGYCIADRLFDSFSGKKETGLFFTGANGYKLKELISVKELMHKLVHGE from the coding sequence ATGGAGTTAAAGCCATTAAAAATAGGAAAATATGAGATAAAGTATCCGATATTTCAAGGCGGCATGGGACTTGGTATCAGTTGGGACAAACTAGCTGGCAACGTCAGCCTAGAAGGCGGTCTTGGGATAATCAGCTCAGTTGGCACAGGATATTATGAAAATCGTAAATTTATAAACAAAGAGCTAAATGCAAAGCCTTTTGGAAGTGAAAATTTCTACTCAACAAGAGGTCTTAGAGCAATTATTGAGAATGCACGAAAAATTTGTGGTGACCTGCCGCTTGGCGTAAATATAATGTACGCTGCAAATGACTATGCGAGAGTGGTAAAAGATGCTTGTGAAGCCGGTATAAATATCATCGTATCAGGTGCTGGGCTACCTACGAATTTGCCGGAATTTACACAAAACTTTAAAGAAGTCGCGCTAGTTCCTATTATCTCAAGCGCAAAAGCACTAAAGATCATCTGCAAACGCTGGCTACAAAGATATGACCGCTTACCAGATGCTGTCGTACTTGAGGGGCCACTAAGCGGTGGACACCAGGGCTTTACATACGAGCAGTGTCTTGACCCTGAGTTTTCGCTATTTAATCTAATCCCACAAGTAAAGGCCGAGATAAAAGAGTGGGGCGATTTTCCGCTCATAGCAGCCGGTGGAATTTGGGATAAAAATGACATAGAAAAGGCGATATCGCTAGGTGCAGATGGCGTTCAAATGGGTACACGCTTCATCGGCACTCATGAGTGTGACGCAGATATTGGCTTTAAAGAAGTGATACTAGCAGCCGAGGAAAAAGACATAGAGCTTATAAAAAGTCCAGTTGGCTATCCGGCTCGTGGGATTAGAACAAATTTGATAAATTTGGTAGAAAAAAGGATGGGGCCAAAGATCCAGTGTATAAGCAACTGTGTGAGCCCTTGTCAAAGGGGCAAAGGTGCTAAAGAGGTTGGATATTGCATCGCTGATAGGCTATTTGACTCATTTAGCGGTAAAAAAGAGACCGGGTTATTTTTCACTGGAGCAAACGGATATAAACTAAAAGAGCTAATAAGCGTAAAAGAGTTAATGCACAAGCTGGTACATGGTGAATGA
- the pyrH gene encoding UMP kinase, which yields MSKRKRVLVKFSGEALAGENGFGIDTAVLKFIANEIKELVENGIEVGIVIGGGNIIRGVSAAKDGIIKRTSGDHMGMLATVINSIAMREALERSGLEVRVQSAIKMEAICETFIVGRAQRHLEKGRVVIFAAGTGNPFFTTDTAATLRAIEIGSDMIIKATKVDGVYDKDPKKFKDAKLLKSLNYEKAMSDDIKVMDDTAIALAKDNSLPILVCNMFKAGNLLKIINEEEAALYSVVK from the coding sequence ATGAGTAAAAGAAAACGCGTATTAGTTAAATTTTCAGGCGAAGCTTTAGCGGGAGAGAATGGTTTTGGCATAGATACGGCGGTGCTTAAATTTATAGCAAATGAGATAAAAGAGCTTGTCGAAAATGGTATCGAGGTTGGCATCGTTATCGGTGGTGGCAACATTATACGCGGTGTGAGTGCCGCAAAAGATGGTATCATTAAACGAACGAGTGGCGATCACATGGGCATGCTCGCAACTGTAATAAACTCAATCGCGATGCGTGAAGCTTTAGAGCGAAGCGGGCTAGAGGTAAGAGTGCAAAGCGCGATCAAGATGGAGGCGATCTGTGAGACTTTCATCGTTGGACGTGCGCAGCGCCATTTGGAAAAAGGCAGAGTTGTCATCTTTGCTGCAGGTACCGGCAATCCTTTCTTTACAACTGATACGGCAGCTACTTTAAGAGCTATTGAAATTGGCTCAGATATGATCATAAAAGCAACAAAGGTTGATGGCGTTTATGATAAAGACCCTAAAAAATTCAAAGATGCAAAACTATTAAAATCACTAAACTATGAAAAGGCAATGAGCGATGATATCAAGGTTATGGACGATACTGCTATAGCTTTAGCAAAAGATAACTCACTGCCTATTTTGGTTTGTAATATGTTTAAGGCTGGAAATTTATTAAAAATAATAAATGAAGAAGAAGCAGCCCTATATTCAGTAGTAAAATAA
- a CDS encoding DNA-directed RNA polymerase subunit omega, which translates to MRTEQITARALKQVGDDRYKLSLIVAKRAEALANGAVVLVEADTSKMKFADIALLEVAEGKIGLEAIVEGK; encoded by the coding sequence ATGAGAACAGAACAAATAACAGCAAGAGCATTAAAACAAGTTGGTGATGATAGATATAAACTTTCACTTATCGTAGCAAAGCGTGCAGAAGCACTAGCAAATGGAGCAGTAGTGCTTGTAGAAGCCGATACTTCAAAGATGAAATTTGCTGACATTGCACTACTTGAAGTAGCTGAGGGCAAAATAGGCTTAGAGGCAATAGTTGAAGGAAAATAG
- a CDS encoding RelA/SpoT family protein, which produces MKENSLFLEQLIEQILPCKNVSEAITLLFSLCERSEKLDKAIDSCVTSHAGQYRKSGEPYAIHPILVASIVANMGGDENMVIAALLHDVVEDTEVTLSEVQAEFGDEVAKLVEGLTKIVAIRENKLASSSSNEKLASSALTFRKMLLISIEDVRVLVVKLCDRLHNMLTLDALKVEKQKRIAEETLMVYAPIAHRLGISSIKNILEDLSFKYAMPEEYAKIDSFLNKNKQQLSLKLNAFYEKVNQILLENGFIEGTFEIQKRIKHYYSIYLKMQRKGISIEEVLDLLAIRILVQKPLDCYLALGNLHINFNPLISRFKDYIALPKQNGYQTIHTTIFDNKSIFEAQVRTYDMHKTAEYGVAAHWKYKNGEGSLLNPKLDWLNDIGMQNNEAESNVEELYEYAKDSLYIEDIAVYSPKGEVFTLPRGATALDYAYEIHTEIGLYAKEAYINRVRMPLLTELKNGDIVRIVTGEEAKFRCSWINSVRTGKARATIRTYCKQKIKDINYKIAVDILKSVFGVSKDRILDWIEHENLGKKVFRAATESDFLQEVVNMLKKYIKKERPFMISLGDKYQVKKQKFENIVIYSNHKISNVEFDYCCNPKRGDSIVGFKNGHNVTVHHKLCERAGKLMDKGNEIIFVKWTRNAPHRYKILLNLENRKGALAEFLTYLARLDVNLATISLNEANDLSGDTFEISVEIAENIDANELREKIKDRYKIIDFVSQSDPYHN; this is translated from the coding sequence TTGAAGGAAAATAGTCTTTTTTTAGAGCAGCTAATAGAACAAATTTTACCTTGTAAAAATGTTTCAGAAGCTATAACGCTGCTCTTTTCCCTTTGCGAACGAAGCGAGAAATTAGACAAAGCTATAGATAGCTGCGTCACATCTCATGCTGGTCAATACCGCAAAAGTGGCGAGCCATACGCAATCCATCCTATCTTGGTAGCATCAATAGTAGCAAATATGGGTGGAGATGAGAATATGGTCATAGCTGCACTACTTCACGATGTAGTTGAAGATACTGAAGTTACACTTAGCGAAGTCCAGGCTGAATTTGGCGATGAAGTGGCAAAGCTGGTTGAAGGACTTACAAAGATAGTTGCTATAAGAGAAAACAAGCTTGCAAGCTCAAGTAGTAACGAAAAACTAGCAAGCTCGGCACTAACCTTTAGAAAAATGCTTTTAATCTCCATTGAGGATGTTAGAGTTCTTGTGGTTAAGCTTTGTGATAGACTTCATAATATGCTAACCCTTGATGCATTAAAAGTAGAAAAACAAAAACGAATTGCTGAAGAGACGCTTATGGTCTATGCTCCGATCGCTCATAGGCTTGGAATTTCATCGATTAAAAATATACTTGAAGATCTAAGTTTTAAATATGCTATGCCAGAAGAATACGCCAAGATTGATAGTTTTTTAAATAAAAATAAGCAGCAGCTTAGCCTTAAGCTAAATGCTTTTTACGAGAAAGTAAATCAAATTTTGCTTGAAAATGGCTTTATTGAGGGCACTTTTGAGATACAAAAACGTATAAAGCATTACTATTCGATTTATTTAAAAATGCAAAGAAAAGGGATTTCGATTGAAGAGGTGCTTGATTTGCTTGCTATTAGAATTCTTGTGCAAAAGCCGCTTGATTGCTACCTTGCGCTTGGGAATTTGCATATAAATTTTAATCCTCTTATTTCAAGATTTAAGGATTATATTGCACTTCCAAAGCAAAATGGTTATCAAACGATACATACAACTATTTTTGATAATAAGAGTATTTTTGAGGCACAAGTTCGTACTTACGATATGCACAAAACAGCTGAATACGGTGTCGCAGCTCACTGGAAATATAAAAACGGCGAGGGTAGTTTACTAAATCCAAAACTTGACTGGCTAAACGACATTGGTATGCAAAATAATGAAGCTGAAAGTAACGTCGAAGAGCTTTATGAATATGCAAAAGATAGTCTTTATATAGAAGATATTGCGGTCTATTCGCCAAAAGGCGAGGTTTTTACGCTTCCGCGCGGGGCCACTGCACTTGATTATGCTTATGAGATTCACACAGAGATCGGACTTTACGCAAAAGAAGCTTATATAAATCGCGTCAGAATGCCACTTTTAACAGAGCTAAAAAACGGCGATATTGTAAGGATTGTAACTGGCGAAGAGGCAAAATTTCGCTGTTCGTGGATAAATAGTGTTCGAACTGGTAAAGCAAGGGCTACGATAAGAACATACTGCAAGCAAAAGATAAAAGATATAAATTATAAAATCGCAGTCGACATTTTAAAGTCGGTTTTTGGCGTTTCTAAAGATAGAATTTTAGACTGGATAGAGCATGAAAATTTAGGCAAAAAAGTTTTTCGTGCTGCAACTGAAAGCGATTTTTTGCAAGAGGTCGTAAATATGCTTAAAAAGTATATAAAAAAAGAGCGTCCTTTTATGATCTCTTTGGGTGATAAATATCAGGTTAAAAAACAAAAATTTGAAAATATCGTAATCTACTCAAATCACAAAATTTCAAATGTTGAGTTTGACTATTGTTGTAACCCAAAAAGAGGCGATAGCATAGTTGGCTTTAAAAATGGGCACAATGTGACAGTGCATCACAAGCTTTGTGAGCGTGCTGGAAAGCTTATGGATAAGGGCAATGAAATCATCTTTGTCAAATGGACTAGAAATGCCCCACATAGATATAAAATTTTATTAAATCTTGAGAACCGAAAAGGCGCATTGGCTGAATTTTTAACATATCTTGCTAGACTAGATGTAAATTTGGCTACAATCTCGCTAAACGAAGCAAATGACCTTAGCGGTGATACATTTGAGATAAGTGTTGAGATAGCTGAAAACATCGATGCAAACGAGCTAAGAGAGAAGATTAAAGATAGATATAAGATTATAGATTTCGTTTCGCAAAGCGATCCATACCATAACTAG